From Hevea brasiliensis isolate MT/VB/25A 57/8 unplaced genomic scaffold, ASM3005281v1 Scaf9, whole genome shotgun sequence, one genomic window encodes:
- the LOC110657183 gene encoding lysine-rich arabinogalactan protein 19-like gives MGIPSSLPTNPNSSPSPPLPQSPPPQTQTPPLPQSPPPQSPLPTGQTPTLIPSTPLFPQTEPQNETLVFDTQFLEPMPEPAPTQTKSKGKTKKAAGRPKKAPVGKRKRAPSVPFDLNSPPQPSFEPVSKRTRSSSQIPPPAVQTPVSQSPLNSPAAPASSANDIEELLPVSGESYIDSTMLLHMDVCEKVGHTYALLQQHPEASGTADPTTFAPAEPPTNHCPTVFSRHFIPLKIIGIQNSKFHCPTICSLT, from the exons ATGGGTATTCCATCCTCTCTACCCACAAACCCTAATTCCAGTCCCAGTCCGCCGCTCCCTCAGTCACCACCACCGCAAACGCAAACGCCACCGCTACCTCAATCACCACCGCCTCAATCACCACTACCCACAGGCCAAACACCAACCCTAATTCCGTCGACCCCCCtttttccacaaactgagccacaAAATGAGACACTCGTTTTTGACACTCAGTTCCTAGAACCAATGCCTGAACCTGCGCCTACTCAAACGAAGTCTAAAGGTAAAACTAAAAAGGCTGCAGGTAGACCCAAGAAAGCCCCTGTCGGAAAACGAAAAAGAGCACCCTCTGTTCCTTTCGACCTAAACTCTCCACCTCAACCTTCCTTTGAACCAGTCAGCAAAAGGACTAGGTCCTCCTCGCAAATTCCACCACCTGCGGTCCAAACCCCTGTATCTCAGTCACCCTTAAACTCTCCAGCAGCACCTGCGTCATCTGCCAATGATATAGAGGAG CTGCTGCCAGTTTCTGGTGAATCAtatatagacagcacaatgttgctacacatggatgtttgtgagaaagtAGGCCATACCTATGCTTTGTTACAGCAGCATCCTGAAGCCAGTGGTACTGCAGACCCCACTACCTTTGCACCAGCAGAACCCCCAACCAACCACTGCCCCACAGTTTTCAGCAGACATTTTATCCCTCTTAAGATCATTGGAATCCAAAATAGCAAGtttcactgtccaaccatctgtTCCCTCACCTGA